The stretch of DNA TTGCACAGGTGGATAGTTCTGTAGGAGGCAAGACAGGCGTTAACCACCCCTTAGGTAAGAACATGATAGGAGCATTCTATCAACCATCTCTTGTCCTTATTGATGTGGAGACATTAAAAACACTTCCGCAGAGGGAATTTAGGGCAGGGATCGCAGAGACAATAAAGTACGGCGTTATTGCAGATAGAGAACTCTTTGACTATATCGAGAAGAACAGGGCTAACATAATTGCCCTCGATGATGACCTCATACATGTGATAAAACGCTCCTGTGAGATAAAGGCATCTGTTGTTGAAAAAGACGAGCGGGAAACAGGCCTAAGGGCCATACTTAACTACGGTCACACCATTGGGCATGCAATAGAAACTGCCACAGGATACACGAGGTTTCTCCATGGAGAGGCAGTGGCTATTGGTATGTGCCTGGCATCTGACCTTGCGGTGAAAATAGGGCTTCTCCAGAGAAAAGAGGCCCAGCGTATAAAAACCCTTGTAAGTTTATATGGGCTGCCAACCAGGATACCTGACGATATAGATGTTTCCAGTATATTTGATTCTATGGAGATTGATAAAAAAGTTAAATCAGGACAGATGAGATTTATCCTTCCAGCATCTATCGGAGAGGTGGAAATAAGAGAAGTGGTTGACAGAAGGCTTATTACAGAAATCCTCACGCCTCAAACCTCTTAATGATATAATACCTCTATGGCCAAAGATTACAAGACGTTAGAAATCTCCACACTGTATGAGATAAGTAAGATACTCGGCTCTTCCCTTAATTTCAAGTCAAACCTCAAGAGCGCAATGAAAATCCTGTCAGAGTATTTGGACATGAAGAGGGGGACTGTTGCTTTAAAGAAAGATGGAGAGATTATAATTGAGGCAGCCCATGGACTTACTCAGGATGAGATAAAAAGGGGGAGATACAAATTGGGTGAAGGAATCATAGGCCGTGTTGCCAAATTGGGCTCTCCAATAGTTATTCCGAATGTGGGAGATGAGCCTCTGTTCCTTGACAGGACAGGTGCAAGACAAAAAATAAAGAAGGACAATATTGCTTTTCTCTGTGTGCCAATAAAATTCAGGAATGAAGTGCTCGGTGTTCTGAGTGTTGACAGACTTTTTGAGGCTAAAGGCATCTCGGTTGAAGAGGATTTAAGACTTCTCAAAATTATTGCATCACTTATAGCCCAGTCAGTCAAACTTTACAGAGAAGTTGAAAAGGAAAAGGAGACCCTGCTTGAAGAAAAGGAAGAGCTAAAGAGGGAGCTGAAGGGCAAATATAAATTAGAGAATGTAATAGCTCAATCAGACAGGATGCTCGAGGTCTTTGAAGCGGTTCACCGTGTGGCAAAGGCCCGGACCAACGTTTTTCTTAGAGGCGAAAGTGGCACAGGGAAAGAGCTCGTAGCAAAGGCAATCCATTACATGAGCCCGAGGGCAAAAGGGTCTTTTATTAAATTTAACTGTGCATCAATCCCTGAGGGACTCCTTGAATCTGAACTTTTCGGTCATGAAAAAGGAGCATTTACAGGCGCTACAGCCATGAGGAAGGGGAGATTCGAGCTTGCAGATGGCGGGACTATATTTCTCGATGAGATTGGCGACCTCCCACTAAAACTTCAACCAAAGATATTACGTGTTCTTCAGGAAAGGGAATTTGAAAGGGTTGGCGGAGAAAAGACAATAAAGGTAGATGTCAGACTTATAGCTGCAACAAGCAGAGACATCGAAGGGCTTGTATCGCAGGGCAGATTCAGGGAAGACCTCTATTACAGGCTTAATGTTGTGCCGATACTTCTGCCTGCCCTCAGAGAGAGGAAAGAGGATATTCCGATTCTGGCAGAATATTTCCTCAAACGCTTCAACGAAGAAAACGAAAAGAAGGTATCAATGTCTTCCGATGCTTTAAAGATATTGATGGACTATGACTGGCCGGGAAATGTGCGAGAGCTTGAAAACACCATAGAAAGACTTGTTGTGATGTCTGATAAAAATATTATAAAACCATCAGACTTTCCTCTAAACCTCAGGAGCCCTGTAGTAAAGATAACTCTGCAAAAGGAGTCCCTGAAGAGCAGCCTTGAAGAGACAGAAAAAGCAGGAATCATTAATGCCCTTGAAAAGACAGGTTGGGTTCAGGCCCGTGCGGCTAAACTGCTGGGCCTTACACCACGACAGATCGGATATAAAATGAGGAAGTATGGAATAGAGGAAAAGAGTGAAGTTTGATAGACGATTATGAGACGAGATGGTCAGGGTTATAGTTTATAGCGGCCTTGGAATATGTATTATCCTTGCACTGTATATCCATTTTAATGTTCAGCCTGATGTTCCTGAAGTTCGTGAGTCTAAGACAGTCAAAGAGGAATCATTAAGCCTACAAACTCCTCCTGCTCGTGAAGCTGAAATAAGCACAATAGAACAGGTTCAGACAGAGTCCTTGTCGGAATCGACTCGTACCGAGAATGTCATTGAGCAACCAGCTACTGTTATCCCTGAGCATGTTTTAAGGTGGCAGGCAGCAGTTGAGAAACTCAAAGCGGGCAGGTATCAGGAGGCTGCAAAAGATTTCCAGGAACTGACTGCGCATGAGCCAAAGGCATACTTCGGGCTTGGTTTTTCTTATTTTCAGCTTAAAGAAGAAGAAAAGGCGCTGGATGCACTTCAGGAGGGCCTGAAACACGGTGAAGATGCACAGGCAAGAAAGCTTATCGGCACCATTTATTACAGAAAAGATGAACTTGAAAAAGCTATCGAACACTGGCAGAAAGCAGTTGAACTTGATCCTAAGGACTCTTTAACAAGGCGTTCCCTTGAAAAAGCAAAGTCAGAGAAAAAGGCTCAGGGAGATAATTATTCAAGGGAATCCACCAGACACTTTACATTATTTTACGATGGTTATGTACAACGAGATGTTAGCAGGCTTATTTTGCACCTGCTTGAAGATGCATACAGCTATGTAGGCAGTTCGTTTAATCACTTTCCATCAGAAGCTCTGACCGTAATACTTTACACAAAAGAAGATTTCTATGTAACGATAAAGAATCCCTTCTGGAGCAGGGGCGTCTACGATGGAAAGATAAGGATTCCTGTTGGTGGAGTTGATGAAAAAGCAGACTCTCTATTAAAACCGGTTATATTCCACGAATACACTCATGCCCTTGTCCATTCTATAACTCAAAGATGCCCTACATGGATTAATGAGGGGCTTGCAATGTATTTTGAAGGAAGACCGAAGCCATCTGTAAAAAAGAAAATACCCCTCAGATACCTCGAAGGTTCGTTTATGCATCTTGGACATGACGCTGCGAGGATAGCATATAAACAGAGCTATTCAGCCACGCTTTACCTTATTGATAGATACGGCCTTTCAAGGATAAAAGATTTACTCTATGCGTTTTCAAAAGGCAAGAGCATAGACGATGCCTTCAGAGATGCCCTGTCCATATCTTATGAGGACTTCTCCGCTGAATGGCAGCGGCAGGATAGCTGAGCGCACCTTTCTTTTTTAGTTCCTATCCATAAGACGTTTCTTTATTATTCCAAATAATGCAATTTCACCACAGAGCACACAGAGATAAATTTTAATAAAACTACAGAGACTCGCCTCGCTGCGAAGCGGGTAAGAATAACCACTGAGGCACAGAGACACAGAGAATTTTTAAAACATATCTTCACTTTTTATCCCTCAGTGCCTCTGTGTCTCTGTGGTTTTCTTTAATGCATTTCCCCCTTGTCATAGACATTTTTGTATTGATGCAGACAATATTGTTCTGCGCATAAACCATTCAACTTACTTCATTCCTTGAATTTACTTGTTTTTCAATATGGCATGGCTATTGCTTTTCAATAATTTAAAAAAGACAGGAGGATTTTATGAGACAGATAGCGGTTTATGGTAAAGGTGGTATCGGTAAATCGACAACAACACAGAATACGGTCGCAGGTCTTTCAGAGACTGGATACAAATGCATGATAGTGGGATGCGATCCAAAGGCTGATGCGACGAGATTGATACTCCATAAGAAGGCACAGACTACAGTAATGGACCTCGCCAGGGAGAGAGGCACTGTAGAGGATATTGAAATAGATGAAGTGCTCCTTACCGGCTTTAAAGGTATAAGATGCGCTGAATCAGGTGGTCCTGAGCCCGGAGTAGGGTGTGCAGGCCGCGGAGTTATTACCGCCATAAACTTCCTTGAGGAGAACGGGGCATATGAAGCAGACACTGATTTTGTTTTTTATGACGTCCTCGGAGATGTTGTCTGCGGTGGCTTTGCAATGCCAATCAGGGAAGGAAAGGCCAAGGAGATTTATATAGTGACATCAGGTGAGATGATGGCGATGTATGCTGCAAATAATATCTCAAGAGGTATTCTCAAATATGCCCAGAGCGGCGGTGTGAGGCTCGGCGGCCTTATCTGCAACAGCAGAAAAACAGATAAAGAATATGAATTAATCTCAGAGCTTGCAAAGAGGCTCAATACACAAATGATACATTTCATCCCCAGGGATAATCAGGTTCAGAGAGCTGAGCTGAGGAGGATGACGGTTATTGAATATTCTCCCGAGCATCCACAGGCAGATGAATACAGGACACTTGCAAAAAAAATAGCTGAGAATACAAACCTTGTTATCCCAACTCCTTTAACTATGGATGAACTTGAAAAGCTGCTTATGGATTTTGGAATACTTGAGAACGAGGAGGCAGCGGTATGAAGGTAATAAAAAAGAAGCCTCTCGGGATACCTTCTAAGATATTACTGGCAATGATTGTTGTAGGCGTGATACTCATCCCGCTTATTCCACTTGCAGCAAGAGAGGCGTGGGTCTATACGAATAAACCTGAGTTTTGTGTCTCCTGCCATGTGATGAATAAAGAATACCAGAACTGGTCTCATTCAGCTCATAGAAACTGGGCAGGCTGCAGTGACTGCCATGTGCCCCGGCAAAGTGTTGTTACAGAATTATCAGGTAAGACGAGAGATGGTATTTATCACGGATATGCACAGGTATTTAACAGTAACCACGACCCTATCAGAATCTCAAAACATGGGCAGAATACTGTTATGAGCAACTGTGTGAGATGCCATGAACAGTTAGTGGCAAATATTCATAAAGATGACAGAAAATGCTGGGAATGCCACAGAGGGTTGCCGCATGGGTATTAATGCCTTTACTGTCATTCCCGTGAAGACGGGAATCCAGCCCTGATGATTACTGTCATTCCGAACTTGTTTCGGAATCTCATAGATGCTGAAACAAGTTCAGCATGACAAATAAAAAGGAGGAAGATTCAATGAATAAGAGAAATTTCGTGATGATGACTCTTTGTTTGCTACTTCTGAGCATATTTGCATTTGGTTGCAAGCAAAAAACTCAGACAGTTACATCTGCCATAACCATCCCTGAGGGTGAAAAAGACCCTGCTGTGTGGGGCAAAATATATCCGCTCCATTATGACAGTTATTTGAAGAATAGCGAGAGAACGAAAGGGTACAGCAAATACAGGAATGACGATGAGTGCAGACTAAGCCCATGGCCTTTCCAGCTTGTGCTTTTAGATGGATGGGGAATGGGCGTAGAGTATAACGAGCCGAATGGACACACAGATCTATTGAAGGATCAGCTTAAGATTGATGCCTCCCGCAAAAAGGCTGGTGGTGTGTGTTTGAGCTGCAAAAGCCCTTATGTGCCTGAACTAAAGGAGAGGCTGAAGGTCGATTATTTCAGTAAGCCCTATGATGAGGTCTGGAAAGAAATCCCTGAAAAACACAGAGAGATGGGTCTTGTCTGTGCTGATTGCCATGACCCAAAGACAATGGACTTGCGTATAAACCGATGGGCCCTGATAGAGGCATTAAAGGCTATCGGCAAAGACCCTGATAAATTAACGAGGCAGGAGTTACGGAGCCTTGTTTGTGCACAGTGCCATGTAGATTATAAGATTCCAAAGGACAAAGATGGAAAATCAGTTGGTCTCTTATTCCCGTGGAAGTATGGCAAATGGGGTAATATCACAATTGAGGCTGTAATAAAACAAATTAAGGATGAAAACCTCAGGGAATGGAAACATAAGGTAACAGACCAGAAGATGGGACATATCAGGCATCCTGAATTTGAGCTCTTTGCATCCCCTGGCAATGTCCACTGGGCAGCAGGTCTGGCCTGTGCTGACTGCCACATGCCTTATGAAAGGGCTGGTAAAGAGAAGATTTCTTCCCATAGATGGGAGAGTCCTCTTAAGAAGAATATGAAGGCATGCATGCAGTGCCACAACCAGAGCCCTGAATGGCTGAAAGAGCAGGTATTGAATATCCAGGACAGGGTGAATCACATGTTCACAAAGGCAGGCTATTCAGTTGCCCGTGCAGCATTGATGATTGAGGCTGCAGAGAAAAATCCACGCTCAGACAAGGCATTGATCAAAAAAGCAAAGGAGATTTATGAGGAGGCATATTATCGAAATACATGGATAGGCGCTGAAAATAGCATGGGCTTCCATAATCCGCCCGAATCTTTACGCGTATTGGGTGATGCCCTTGACCAGGGCAGGCAGGCTGAGATGCTCGCAAGGGAGGCAATATTGAAGACAGGTGCAACGCCACCAGAATTGGATACGGCGAAGATTGACCAGATAGTTTTAGAGAGATATAAGTCCACTGATGGAAAGACCAAATTTAAACCTGAAGTAAAAAGAAAGGCCGCCCTATTAGGACAAAAATAGTGAATAGCAACCAGTTGAAAAATTACAGGAGGTCAGATGAGCACTGCCATTAAAGAGACTCAAAAGATGATTGAGGAAGTTCTGGAGGCGTATCCTGAGAAAACGAAGAAGGACAGGACTAAACACCTTGCAGCCAATGACCCTACCGGTCAGTGCAGCACATGTCAGGTCAAGTCCAATGTAAAATCAAGACCTGGTGTCATGACCGTAAGGGGATGCGCCTTTGCAGGTGCAAAGGGCGTTGTCTGGGGACCTGTGAAGGACCAGATTACAATTAGCCACGGCCCAATAGGATGCGGTCAGTATAGTTGGTGGGCGCGGAGAAATTATTATAATGGTCAAACAGGCATAGATACCTTTGGTACAATGCACATCACTACGGACTTTCAGGAGAAAGACATCGTCTACGGTGGTGATAAGGATTTATATGAAGCCTTACATGAGTTGAAAGAACTCTTTCCTCTGGCAAGGGGAATAGGCATCCTCTCGGAGTGTCCTGTTGGTCTGATAGGTGACGACATAGAGGCAGTGTCAAAAAAGACATCAAAAGAATTGGGCATCCCCATCGTTCCTGTAAGATGCGAAGGGTTCAGGGGTGTGAGTCAGTCTCTCGGCCATCACATCGCAAATGATACCATCAGGGATTACATCCTCGGCAAAGGTCAACTTGAAAAATCAACACCGTATGATGTGGCGCTAATTGGTGATTACAACATCGGAGGAGATGCATGGTCATCGAGAAAAATGCTCGAAGAACTCGGGCTGAGGGTTATTGCACAATGGACAGGCGATGCATCGATTAATGAGATGGGTATTGCCAATAAAGCTAAGCTCAACCTCGTCCACTGCTATCGTTCCATGAACTACATATGCAGGCATATGGAAGAGACTTACGGTATTCCATGGGTGGAGTTTAATTTCTTCGGGCCAACAAAGATATACCAGAGCCTGAGAAAGATTGCGTCGTATTTTGACGATGCCATCAAAGAGAATGCAGAAAAGATGATTGAGAAATACAAGCCGATGATGGATGCGGTAATTGAGCAATACAGGCCGCGGCTTGAGGGCAAGAAGGTGATGCTCTATGTTGGAGGCTTGAGACCGAGGCATACCATAGGAGCATATGAAGACCTCGGTATGGAGGTCGTTGCATCAGGATACGAGTTCGGACATAATGACGATTACAAGAGGACATATCCCGATATCAAGGAAGGCACGGTAATCATGGATGACGCCACACTCTATGAACTGGAGGAATTCACGAGGAGGCTAAGGCCTGATATGGTCGGCTCCGGCATTAAAGAAAAGTATTCCTATCATAAGATAGGAGTGCCCTTCAGGCAGATGCATTCGTGGGATTATTCAGGACTTCAGTCAGTGTAAGTCTGTGGCAAAAAATACGGAGGAAGAGATGAAACTAATGAAGATAAGAGACCATAACGAACTTTTTCAGGAGCAGGAGTACTGTGAGCAATTTGAGAGGAAGAAGGAGTTTGAAAATCCATGGCCTGCTGAAAAGGTCAAGGATGTGGCCGAGTGGACAAAGACTGAAGAGTATAAGGAGAAGAACTTTACACGGAAGCATATAAAGATCAATCCTGCAAAGGCGTGTCAGCCCCTCGGTGCGGTCTTTTGCGCCTCTGGTTTTGAGGGAACGATGCCTTTTGTTCAGGGCGCCCAGGGTTGTGTTGCCTATTTCAGGAGTCATTTAAACAGGCATTTCAAAGAACCTTTTGCAGCCATCTCAACATCCATGACAGAAGACGCGGCGGTCTTTGGGGGGCTTAACAATATGCTTGAAGGACTGGAGAACGCATATACCCTTTACCATCCAAAGATGCTTGCTGTCTCAACTACCTGTATGGCTGAAGTCATCGGCGACGATCTGAACGCATTTATAAAACAGGCGAGAGATAAAGGTGTTATACCTCAGGATTTGCCCGTGCCCTTTGCCCATACGCCGAGTTTTGTTGGTTCGCATATCACAGGCTATGACAATATGATGAAGGGGATACTTTCCTCCATCACGGCAGGCAGGAAAGGCGAACCGAATGGAAAGATAAATATCATTCCCGGCTTTGACACCTATACAGGAAATTACCGGGAGTTGAAAAGGCTCCTCACCATAATGGGTGTTGAACATACAATACTCGCTGATGTGAGTGATATATTTGATTCACCGAATACCGGAGAGTACAAACTGTATCCAGGCGGTACACCCTTTGCGGATGCCGTGGATTCCATAAACGCAATGGCCACCATTGCGTTACAGAAATATTCAACCGTAAAGACCATGGATTATATCCAGAAGGAGTGGGGACAGAAGACCCCCGTGCTTTCACCTATCGGAATCAGAAACACAGATAAATTTTTTGACGAGATAAGCAAGATTACAGGAAAGCCCATTCCACAGGAGATCGAGGATGAAA from Nitrospirota bacterium encodes:
- the nifD gene encoding nitrogenase molybdenum-iron protein alpha chain, with translation MSTAIKETQKMIEEVLEAYPEKTKKDRTKHLAANDPTGQCSTCQVKSNVKSRPGVMTVRGCAFAGAKGVVWGPVKDQITISHGPIGCGQYSWWARRNYYNGQTGIDTFGTMHITTDFQEKDIVYGGDKDLYEALHELKELFPLARGIGILSECPVGLIGDDIEAVSKKTSKELGIPIVPVRCEGFRGVSQSLGHHIANDTIRDYILGKGQLEKSTPYDVALIGDYNIGGDAWSSRKMLEELGLRVIAQWTGDASINEMGIANKAKLNLVHCYRSMNYICRHMEETYGIPWVEFNFFGPTKIYQSLRKIASYFDDAIKENAEKMIEKYKPMMDAVIEQYRPRLEGKKVMLYVGGLRPRHTIGAYEDLGMEVVASGYEFGHNDDYKRTYPDIKEGTVIMDDATLYELEEFTRRLRPDMVGSGIKEKYSYHKIGVPFRQMHSWDYSGLQSV
- the nifA gene encoding nif-specific transcriptional activator NifA → MAKDYKTLEISTLYEISKILGSSLNFKSNLKSAMKILSEYLDMKRGTVALKKDGEIIIEAAHGLTQDEIKRGRYKLGEGIIGRVAKLGSPIVIPNVGDEPLFLDRTGARQKIKKDNIAFLCVPIKFRNEVLGVLSVDRLFEAKGISVEEDLRLLKIIASLIAQSVKLYREVEKEKETLLEEKEELKRELKGKYKLENVIAQSDRMLEVFEAVHRVAKARTNVFLRGESGTGKELVAKAIHYMSPRAKGSFIKFNCASIPEGLLESELFGHEKGAFTGATAMRKGRFELADGGTIFLDEIGDLPLKLQPKILRVLQEREFERVGGEKTIKVDVRLIAATSRDIEGLVSQGRFREDLYYRLNVVPILLPALRERKEDIPILAEYFLKRFNEENEKKVSMSSDALKILMDYDWPGNVRELENTIERLVVMSDKNIIKPSDFPLNLRSPVVKITLQKESLKSSLEETEKAGIINALEKTGWVQARAAKLLGLTPRQIGYKMRKYGIEEKSEV
- a CDS encoding ammonia-forming cytochrome c nitrite reductase subunit c552, which produces MNKRNFVMMTLCLLLLSIFAFGCKQKTQTVTSAITIPEGEKDPAVWGKIYPLHYDSYLKNSERTKGYSKYRNDDECRLSPWPFQLVLLDGWGMGVEYNEPNGHTDLLKDQLKIDASRKKAGGVCLSCKSPYVPELKERLKVDYFSKPYDEVWKEIPEKHREMGLVCADCHDPKTMDLRINRWALIEALKAIGKDPDKLTRQELRSLVCAQCHVDYKIPKDKDGKSVGLLFPWKYGKWGNITIEAVIKQIKDENLREWKHKVTDQKMGHIRHPEFELFASPGNVHWAAGLACADCHMPYERAGKEKISSHRWESPLKKNMKACMQCHNQSPEWLKEQVLNIQDRVNHMFTKAGYSVARAALMIEAAEKNPRSDKALIKKAKEIYEEAYYRNTWIGAENSMGFHNPPESLRVLGDALDQGRQAEMLAREAILKTGATPPELDTAKIDQIVLERYKSTDGKTKFKPEVKRKAALLGQK
- a CDS encoding tetratricopeptide repeat protein, whose product is MVRVIVYSGLGICIILALYIHFNVQPDVPEVRESKTVKEESLSLQTPPAREAEISTIEQVQTESLSESTRTENVIEQPATVIPEHVLRWQAAVEKLKAGRYQEAAKDFQELTAHEPKAYFGLGFSYFQLKEEEKALDALQEGLKHGEDAQARKLIGTIYYRKDELEKAIEHWQKAVELDPKDSLTRRSLEKAKSEKKAQGDNYSRESTRHFTLFYDGYVQRDVSRLILHLLEDAYSYVGSSFNHFPSEALTVILYTKEDFYVTIKNPFWSRGVYDGKIRIPVGGVDEKADSLLKPVIFHEYTHALVHSITQRCPTWINEGLAMYFEGRPKPSVKKKIPLRYLEGSFMHLGHDAARIAYKQSYSATLYLIDRYGLSRIKDLLYAFSKGKSIDDAFRDALSISYEDFSAEWQRQDS
- the nifK gene encoding nitrogenase molybdenum-iron protein subunit beta, which produces MKIRDHNELFQEQEYCEQFERKKEFENPWPAEKVKDVAEWTKTEEYKEKNFTRKHIKINPAKACQPLGAVFCASGFEGTMPFVQGAQGCVAYFRSHLNRHFKEPFAAISTSMTEDAAVFGGLNNMLEGLENAYTLYHPKMLAVSTTCMAEVIGDDLNAFIKQARDKGVIPQDLPVPFAHTPSFVGSHITGYDNMMKGILSSITAGRKGEPNGKINIIPGFDTYTGNYRELKRLLTIMGVEHTILADVSDIFDSPNTGEYKLYPGGTPFADAVDSINAMATIALQKYSTVKTMDYIQKEWGQKTPVLSPIGIRNTDKFFDEISKITGKPIPQEIEDERGRAVDAMIDSHPYVHGKRFALIGDPDLLLGVISFIMEMGGELVHIVCTNGDKAFEQEAYNLLSGSPFGAKGKVYVGKDMWHLRSLMFTEPVDFLIGNSYAKFLWRDTETPLIRIGFPLFDRHHLHRYPIIGYQGVINLVNWVVNTVLDEMDRKTINTTSFDVIR
- a CDS encoding 3-dehydroquinate synthase; translated protein: AQVDSSVGGKTGVNHPLGKNMIGAFYQPSLVLIDVETLKTLPQREFRAGIAETIKYGVIADRELFDYIEKNRANIIALDDDLIHVIKRSCEIKASVVEKDERETGLRAILNYGHTIGHAIETATGYTRFLHGEAVAIGMCLASDLAVKIGLLQRKEAQRIKTLVSLYGLPTRIPDDIDVSSIFDSMEIDKKVKSGQMRFILPASIGEVEIREVVDRRLITEILTPQTS
- the nifH gene encoding nitrogenase iron protein, giving the protein MRQIAVYGKGGIGKSTTTQNTVAGLSETGYKCMIVGCDPKADATRLILHKKAQTTVMDLARERGTVEDIEIDEVLLTGFKGIRCAESGGPEPGVGCAGRGVITAINFLEENGAYEADTDFVFYDVLGDVVCGGFAMPIREGKAKEIYIVTSGEMMAMYAANNISRGILKYAQSGGVRLGGLICNSRKTDKEYELISELAKRLNTQMIHFIPRDNQVQRAELRRMTVIEYSPEHPQADEYRTLAKKIAENTNLVIPTPLTMDELEKLLMDFGILENEEAAV
- the nrfH gene encoding cytochrome c nitrite reductase small subunit, giving the protein MKVIKKKPLGIPSKILLAMIVVGVILIPLIPLAAREAWVYTNKPEFCVSCHVMNKEYQNWSHSAHRNWAGCSDCHVPRQSVVTELSGKTRDGIYHGYAQVFNSNHDPIRISKHGQNTVMSNCVRCHEQLVANIHKDDRKCWECHRGLPHGY